A region from the Alosa alosa isolate M-15738 ecotype Scorff River chromosome 7, AALO_Geno_1.1, whole genome shotgun sequence genome encodes:
- the zgc:136908 gene encoding transitional endoplasmic reticulum ATPase isoform X1, giving the protein MPATGAADPKAEDYSTAILKQKTRPNRLIVDEAINEDNSIVSLSQPKMEQLQLFRGDTVVLRGRKRRETVCIALTDDSCLDERIRMTRVTRNNLRVRLGDVISIHACPDVKYGKRIHVLPIDDTIEGLTGNLFEVFLKPYFLEAYRPVHNGDIFLVRGGMRAVEFKVVETDPSPHCIVAPDTVIHCEGEAIKREDEEENLNDIGYDDIGGCRKQLAQIKEMVELPLRHPGLFKAIGVKPPRGILLYGPPGTGKTLVARAVANETGAFFFLINGPEIMSKLAGESESNLRKAFEEAEKNAPAIIFIDELDAIAPKREKTHGEVERRIVSQLLTLMDGLKQRVHVVVMAATNRPNSVDPALRRFGRFDREIDIGIPDSTGRLEILQIHTKNMKLADDVDLERIGMDTHGHVGADLAALCSEAALQAIRKKLILIDLEDDTIDADILNSLAVTMDDFKWALSQSNPSALRETIAEVPQVNWEDIGGLDEVKRELQELVQYPVEYPDKFLKFGMTPSRGVLFYGPPGCGKTLLAKAIANECQANFVSIKGPELLTMWFGESEANVRDIFDKARQAAPCILFFDELDSIAKSRGGGASDAGGAADRVINQILTEMDGMSNKKNVFIIGATNRPDIIDAAILRPGRLDQLIYIPLPDKGSRSAILRANLRKSPISKEVDLEYLSRITEGFSGADLTEICQRACKMAIREAIEAEIRIERQRRSQPDTAMEEDYDPVPEIRKDHFEEAMRFARRSVSDNDIRKYEMFAQTLQQSRGFGNFRFPSGSKQGGGQGSGQGNSGELYRADGDDDLYQ; this is encoded by the exons CCGAAGATGGAGCAGCTGCAGCTGTTTCGTGGGGACACCGTGGTGCTTCGGGGCCGCAAGCGGCGGGAGACAGTCTGTATCGCTCTCACTGACGACTCGTGCCTCGACGAGCGGATACGCATGACGCGCGTCACCCGCAACAACCTACGGGTCAGACTGGGGGATGTTATTAG CATCCATGCCTGCCCGGATGTGAAGTATGGCAAGCGTATCCACGTGCTGCCTATAGATGACACCATCGAGGGCCTCACCGGGAACCTGTTTGAGGTCTTCCTCAAGCCCTATTTCCTCGAGGCCTACAGGCCTGTACACAATG GTGACATCTTCCTGGTGCGTGGGGGCATGAGGGCAGTAGAATTCAAGGTGGTGGAGACAGATCCCTCCCCACACTGCATAGTTGCTCCGGATACCGTCATTCACTGCGAGGGGGAGGCCATTAAAAGAGag GATGAAGAGGAGAACCTGAACGACATCGGCTATGATGACATCGGCGGCTGTCGGAAGCAGCTGGCGCAGATCAAGGAGATGGTGGAGCTGCCTCTCAGACACCCCGGCCTCTTCAAGGCCATAGGAGTAAAG CCCCCCAGAGGGATTCTGCTCTATGGCCCCCCAGGCACGGGGAAGACTCTGGTGGCTCGCGCCGTAGCTAACGAGACAGGAGCCTTCTTCTTCCTCATCAACG GTCCTGAGATCATGAGTAAGCTAGCCGGCGAATCAGAAAGCAACCTGCGCAAGGCCTTCGAGGAGGCCGAGAAGAACGCCCCCGCCATCATCTTCATCGATGAGCTGGACGCCATCGCCCCCAAGAGAGAGAAG ACTCACGGGGAGGTCGAGCGGAGAATCGTCTCTCAACTCCTCACCCTGATGGACGGACTCAAGCAACGCGTCCATGTTGTCGTCATGGCAGCCACCAACAGGCCCAACAGCGTGGATCCAGCTCTACGCCGATTTG GGCGCTTTGACCGTGAGATTGACATCGGCATCCCCGACTCCACGGGGAGACTGGAGATCCTGCAGATCCACACCAAGAACATGAAACTGGCCGACGATGTAGACCtggagagg ATAGGCATGGACACCCATGGCCATGTGGGGGCTGACCTGGCCGCTCTGTGCTCTGAGGCCGCCTTGCAGGCCATCCGGAAGAAGCTGATCCTCATCGACCTCGAGGACGACACCATCGACGCCGACATCCTCAACTCACTCGCCGTCACCATGGACGACTTCAAG tGGGCTCTGAGCCAGAGTAACCCCTCTGCTCTGAGGGAGACGATAGCCGAGGTTCCTCAGGTCAACTGGGAAGACATCGGCGGTCTAGACGAGGTCAAGAGGGAGCTGCAGGAGCTTGTGCAG TACCCGGTGGAGTACCCGGATAAGTTTCTGAAATTTGGCATGACCCCGTCCCGCGGCGTGCTCTTCTATGGGCCGCCGGGCTGCGGCAAGACGCTGCTGGCCAAGGCCATCGCCAACGAGTGCCAGGCCAACTTTGTGTCCATCAAAGGCCCCGAGCTGCTCACCATGTGGTTCGGAGAGTCTGAGGCCAACGTCCGAGACATCTTCGACAAG GCTCGACAAGCAGCGCCATGCATCCTCTTTTTTGACGAGCTGGACTCCATCGCCAAGTCCCGAGGAGGAGGGGCCAGTGATGCGGGGGGTGCGGCTGACCGGGTCATCAACCAGATCCTCACCGAGATGGACGGCATGAGCAACAAGAAGAATGTCTTCATCATCGGCGCCaccaacag gccTGATATCATAGATGCCGCTATCCTGAGACCAGGCCGTTTGGACCAGCTCATCTACATCCCTCTGCCAGATAAGGGCTCCCGCTCAGCCATCCTCAGGGCTAACCTCCGCAAGTCACCCATCTCcaag GAAGTGGACCTGGAGTATCTGTCGCGCATCACAGAGGGCTTCTCTGGCGCCGACCTGACGGAGATCTGCCAGCGAGCCTGTAAGATGGCCATCAGGGAGGCCATCGAGGCCGAGATCCGCATCGAGAGGCAGAGACGCAGCCAACCCGACACTGCCATG GAGGAGGACTATGATCCGGTGCCTGAGATCAGGAAGGACCACTTTGAGGAGGCCATGCGCTTTGCCCGTCGCTCCGTCAGCGACAATGACATCCGCAAGTACGAGATGTTCGCCCAGACGCTACAGCAAAGCAGGGGCTTTGGAAACTTcag GTTTCCCTCGGGCTCCAAACAAGGGGGAGGTCAAGGGTCAGGCCAGGGTAACTCTGGCGAACTGTACAGAGCGGACGGGGATGACGACCTCTACCAGTAA
- the zgc:136908 gene encoding transitional endoplasmic reticulum ATPase isoform X2 yields the protein MVRNLFEIFLKPHFLEAYRPVHNGDIFLVRGGMRAVEFKVVETDPSPHCIVAPDTVIHCEGEAIKREDEEENLNDIGYDDIGGCRKQLAQIKEMVELPLRHPGLFKAIGVKPPRGILLYGPPGTGKTLVARAVANETGAFFFLINGPEIMSKLAGESESNLRKAFEEAEKNAPAIIFIDELDAIAPKREKTHGEVERRIVSQLLTLMDGLKQRVHVVVMAATNRPNSVDPALRRFGRFDREIDIGIPDSTGRLEILQIHTKNMKLADDVDLERIGMDTHGHVGADLAALCSEAALQAIRKKLILIDLEDDTIDADILNSLAVTMDDFKWALSQSNPSALRETIAEVPQVNWEDIGGLDEVKRELQELVQYPVEYPDKFLKFGMTPSRGVLFYGPPGCGKTLLAKAIANECQANFVSIKGPELLTMWFGESEANVRDIFDKARQAAPCILFFDELDSIAKSRGGGASDAGGAADRVINQILTEMDGMSNKKNVFIIGATNRPDIIDAAILRPGRLDQLIYIPLPDKGSRSAILRANLRKSPISKEVDLEYLSRITEGFSGADLTEICQRACKMAIREAIEAEIRIERQRRSQPDTAMEEDYDPVPEIRKDHFEEAMRFARRSVSDNDIRKYEMFAQTLQQSRGFGNFRFPSGSKQGGGQGSGQGNSGELYRADGDDDLYQ from the exons ATGGTTAGGAACCTGTTTGAGATCTTCCTCAAGCCCCATTTCCTCGAGGCCTACAGGCCTGTACACAATG GTGACATCTTCCTGGTGCGTGGGGGCATGAGGGCAGTAGAATTCAAGGTGGTGGAGACAGATCCCTCCCCACACTGCATAGTTGCTCCGGATACCGTCATTCACTGCGAGGGGGAGGCCATTAAAAGAGag GATGAAGAGGAGAACCTGAACGACATCGGCTATGATGACATCGGCGGCTGTCGGAAGCAGCTGGCGCAGATCAAGGAGATGGTGGAGCTGCCTCTCAGACACCCCGGCCTCTTCAAGGCCATAGGAGTAAAG CCCCCCAGAGGGATTCTGCTCTATGGCCCCCCAGGCACGGGGAAGACTCTGGTGGCTCGCGCCGTAGCTAACGAGACAGGAGCCTTCTTCTTCCTCATCAACG GTCCTGAGATCATGAGTAAGCTAGCCGGCGAATCAGAAAGCAACCTGCGCAAGGCCTTCGAGGAGGCCGAGAAGAACGCCCCCGCCATCATCTTCATCGATGAGCTGGACGCCATCGCCCCCAAGAGAGAGAAG ACTCACGGGGAGGTCGAGCGGAGAATCGTCTCTCAACTCCTCACCCTGATGGACGGACTCAAGCAACGCGTCCATGTTGTCGTCATGGCAGCCACCAACAGGCCCAACAGCGTGGATCCAGCTCTACGCCGATTTG GGCGCTTTGACCGTGAGATTGACATCGGCATCCCCGACTCCACGGGGAGACTGGAGATCCTGCAGATCCACACCAAGAACATGAAACTGGCCGACGATGTAGACCtggagagg ATAGGCATGGACACCCATGGCCATGTGGGGGCTGACCTGGCCGCTCTGTGCTCTGAGGCCGCCTTGCAGGCCATCCGGAAGAAGCTGATCCTCATCGACCTCGAGGACGACACCATCGACGCCGACATCCTCAACTCACTCGCCGTCACCATGGACGACTTCAAG tGGGCTCTGAGCCAGAGTAACCCCTCTGCTCTGAGGGAGACGATAGCCGAGGTTCCTCAGGTCAACTGGGAAGACATCGGCGGTCTAGACGAGGTCAAGAGGGAGCTGCAGGAGCTTGTGCAG TACCCGGTGGAGTACCCGGATAAGTTTCTGAAATTTGGCATGACCCCGTCCCGCGGCGTGCTCTTCTATGGGCCGCCGGGCTGCGGCAAGACGCTGCTGGCCAAGGCCATCGCCAACGAGTGCCAGGCCAACTTTGTGTCCATCAAAGGCCCCGAGCTGCTCACCATGTGGTTCGGAGAGTCTGAGGCCAACGTCCGAGACATCTTCGACAAG GCTCGACAAGCAGCGCCATGCATCCTCTTTTTTGACGAGCTGGACTCCATCGCCAAGTCCCGAGGAGGAGGGGCCAGTGATGCGGGGGGTGCGGCTGACCGGGTCATCAACCAGATCCTCACCGAGATGGACGGCATGAGCAACAAGAAGAATGTCTTCATCATCGGCGCCaccaacag gccTGATATCATAGATGCCGCTATCCTGAGACCAGGCCGTTTGGACCAGCTCATCTACATCCCTCTGCCAGATAAGGGCTCCCGCTCAGCCATCCTCAGGGCTAACCTCCGCAAGTCACCCATCTCcaag GAAGTGGACCTGGAGTATCTGTCGCGCATCACAGAGGGCTTCTCTGGCGCCGACCTGACGGAGATCTGCCAGCGAGCCTGTAAGATGGCCATCAGGGAGGCCATCGAGGCCGAGATCCGCATCGAGAGGCAGAGACGCAGCCAACCCGACACTGCCATG GAGGAGGACTATGATCCGGTGCCTGAGATCAGGAAGGACCACTTTGAGGAGGCCATGCGCTTTGCCCGTCGCTCCGTCAGCGACAATGACATCCGCAAGTACGAGATGTTCGCCCAGACGCTACAGCAAAGCAGGGGCTTTGGAAACTTcag GTTTCCCTCGGGCTCCAAACAAGGGGGAGGTCAAGGGTCAGGCCAGGGTAACTCTGGCGAACTGTACAGAGCGGACGGGGATGACGACCTCTACCAGTAA
- the ndufb7 gene encoding NADH dehydrogenase [ubiquinone] 1 beta subcomplex subunit 7, with translation MGSHLVRSYVTQSDTTPDPAKPFTSDPMKGFDHREEREMVATREQMNLAMLPVEQRDYCAHHLIKLMKCKRDNWPNFLACKHERHDWDYCEHQDFVMRMKEYERERRLRLRQKRIEAQAA, from the exons ATGGGGTCTCATCTTGTGCGGAGTTATGTCACCCAGTCGGACACAACACCTGATCCTGCGAAACCCTTTACATCGGACCCAATGAAGGGCTTCGATcacagggaagagagag AAATGGTTGCCACGCGGGAGCAGATGAACCTGGCGATGCTGCCGGTAGAACAGCGCGATTACTGCGCGCACCACCTGATCAAACTCATGAAGTGCAAGAGGGACAACTGGCCCAACTTCCTGGCCTGCAAGCACGAGAGACATGACTGGGACTACTGTGAGCACCAGGA cttTGTGATGAGGATGAAGGAGTACGAACGCGAGAGGAGACTCCGTCTGAGGCAGAAGAGGATCGAAGCCCAGGCCGCATAA